CGCGCGATCACCCGCCACATGAAGCGTCAGGGCCGGGTCTGGATCCGGGTGTTCCCGGACGTGCCGGTGTCCTCGAAGCCGACCGAAGTGCGGATGGGTAAGGGTAAAGGCTCTGTCGACTACTGGGCGGCGCGGGTCCATCCCGGCCGGATCATGTTCGAGATCGACGGCGTGTCCGACAACATCGCCCGCGAGGCGCTGCGTCTCGGCGCGATGAAGCTGCCTGTCCAGACCCGCATCGTCGAGCGTCAGGACTGGTAAGCCTTCGGGCGAAGCCAATTGAGAAGGCCCCGCGGAGCGCTCCGCGGGGCCTTTTTATGTTTGCGCCGGTTCTGGCGATGTCGCTGTGCCGTCGCGGACTGCGCCGGTTCGTCCAACCCGCGCGCAGGGTGGAGGCGCCCCCTAGGCTGGGCCTCTCAGCAGTGTCGCATTGCCGTGCCTCCGGCCTCGGGCCGCGACAGGCTGGCGCTGGGCAGCGCTGCCTCCGACGGCGCGCGCTGCGCTAGGGGAATGCCGTTCTTC
This genomic window from Paracoccus sediminicola contains:
- the rplP gene encoding 50S ribosomal protein L16, which produces MLQPKRTKFRKQHKGRIHGEAKGGFDINFGSFALKATEPERVTARQIEAARRAITRHMKRQGRVWIRVFPDVPVSSKPTEVRMGKGKGSVDYWAARVHPGRIMFEIDGVSDNIAREALRLGAMKLPVQTRIVERQDW